The genomic window CGGGTGTATCAAACCCCATAGGTAGCTTATTAACGAATTGATCAACACCCGAAATTGCGGCAACTTCCAACAAACGATCGTCATTAATATGCAGGTCTTTAAATGCAAGATTGTCACGTATACTGCCACGCATTAGCTCAACATCTTGTGACAGATAACCAATGTGATGGCGCAAGTCTGCCGGATCGATTTGGTTAATATCAATACCGTCTATTGAGATAGATCCGTCTGTTGGCGCATAAAGTCCCACTATTAATTTGGTAATGCTAGTCTTGCCCGAGCCGACACGACCAATGATACCGACATGTTCTTTTGGTTTAATTTTTAAGCTAATATCGGCGAGAGATGCGCGCTGCGCTTCAGGGTAAGAAAAGTTAACATGTTGAAAATCAATGGCACCCTCAAATGCTGGGCGACGAACAAATTTTTTATTTGCTGGTCGCTCAACACCTTTATTCATTAACTCATTAAGCGAATTATAGGCGGTTCGTGTTTGTTGAAAATTAGTAATCAGACTAGCTATCTGGCTCATTGGGGAGACTGCACGTGATGACAGCATGACTACGGCGATCAAGCCACCAAGAGAAAGCTGCGAATCACTGATTTGATAAACACCAAAAATAATCAAGCCAATCGTATTAGTCTGCACCAGCAGATTGGTCGTCACTGTAATTGAACCTGACAATAAACGTGCTCGCATTGATTTTCGAGCAATTTGGCCTGTCGACTCTTCCCATACCCATTGCGAGTGATGAGAGGCACCCAATGTCTTAATTGTTTGAATTGAACTTAGCGTTTCAATCAAATGCGCATTTTTATTGGCTGATGCTTCAAAGGTGCTTTCTATACTATCACGCAGTGGTTTAACCAATATTGCGCTGTAGATTAATAGCACCGCAATAATTACCAGCGGTATAGCAACCATGGGGCCACCGATATACCAGATGATTAATAAAAATATGACCGCAAATGGCAAATCAATAAGTATCGCTATCGTTGAAGAAGTAAAGAAATTACGGATGCTCTCAAAATCACGCAAATTATTGGCAAAGGCACCCACGCTATTTGGCCACTGATCCATACGCAAGTTCAGCACTTGCTCAAACAAAATAGACGACATAATGATGTCGCTTTTTTTGCCGGCAATTTCAAGCAAATAATTACGAATAAATCGCATTAACGCATCAAAAATATAGATAATCAAAATACCTATAGCTAATACCCATAACGTTTCCAATGCATTATTAGGTACGACACGATCGTAAACATTCATGGTAAACAGCGGCGTCGCAATGACAAACAAGTTAGCTACTGCAGAGGCAAGAAGAACACTGAAAAATATCTCTTTTGAATGTGCTAACGTTCCCCAGAACCAGTGACTGTCTCTGGCATTAATTAAACGTACTGAACGATTACGCTGGGTGAATTCTTGTTTTAAGAGGAAAGCAAAGCCCGTATGTTCTTGCTTTAAGCGTTCGATGTCTATCCACTCTTCGCCATCACCTACTTCGGGGAAGATAACCTTCGCCTGCCCTTTTGCATAATCAATACTCTCGAGAATGCAAGCATTACGATCTTTTAATACCAAGATACAGGGCAGCAATAAATCAGATAATTCTGATAACTCTCTTTTAATCAATTTAGAGGCAAAACCAGCACGTTTTGCTACGCGTGAAAATAGTCCTTTTGAACTGCCAATTGAAAACATTTCAGGTCCAGCTGCACCAGGTTCAACGGGCAGCCCTGATATCAGGGCATCGACAGAAACCGGACGATGAAACTGCTTTGCAAAAATAACTAAACACTCCAGCAATGGATCATGCTGAGGGGTACTGTGTAGCTTTACACTGGCTTCACTCATAATAAATCTTGTGGCTCTGCAAGAAAATACCCTTGCATCACATCAACACCTAATTCAAGCAAATGATCATGACTTTTTTGCGAGCTCACTCCAACAGCAATAAGCTGAATATCCAGTGTCGTGACAAGGGTGCGAAGCGCTTGATAAGCATTCAACATGCCTGGCTGTGTTAAATCAATCAGCATGTTTGCATTAACCTTGATATAACTTGGACGAATCGATTGTAAAATATCTAATGATTCCTTTAAATTAAAATTATCAATACCAAATTGATGACCAAGCGCACGTAGACGATCGGCCGCTTGCATGCACATTAACGGATGTTGATTAAATATTGCGTGGCTTGTCTCCAGACAAAGATTACCTGGCGATGCAGAAAATTTTGTCAATAAATTGGAGAATTCTTGGGAAATATGACAATGACTATCGAAAAATGGCGCGGTTAAATTGAGTGCAACCGGAATATTTTTTTCCATATTAGCAGCATGCACTAATAACTTAAATACAGCCCTATCGATTTCCAAACCAAAACCAAGCGCCAAAGCCATTGGCATAAACATGCCCGCAGGAATCGTTTCATTATGTTCATTCTTTAATCGAACAAAGACTTCCTTCTGAACTATGCTGCCTTTTCTGTCTAGTGCTGGCTGGCTTGCCAAGTAAAAATGTCCATTCTCGAGTGCATTCACCAGGCAAGCGCGCCATTGCATTTTACCTTGTGGTAAATGCATATCTGAGCGCACAGTTTCGACAATTGAGTAGGGGCTTTTTGCAGATGCCTGGGTGAGTGAAAAATCAGCATCCGCCAGGATTTCACCTACCACTCTATTCATTTGTAGGCGCGTTACACTAGCCGCTAGTGACACTCGATTATCATCAGACCATTCTTGACTTTTTCTCTAAAATCGTCAAAACACGCTTCAATACGTCCTGTCACCACATCGGGCTCTATGCATACCAGCAGCGCAAATTCATACTCGCTAAGACGAGCACACTTTTCATCTGCATCTGCAATACAATGTTCATTCAACAAATCCGCAACCAGACAGATAATGATATCTGCCACATCATATCCTTTTCTGTTACGTAATACGTCAACCCCACTCAGCTTAATCATTACTATGCTGGCGTAGTTTGTTGTATCTTCCGGCAGGCTATGTTCCAGCTGGTTGACAATATATTTATGATTGCCTAAACCCGTAAGACTATCAACATATAATAGGTCTTGGTATCTGGACAAAGTATTCTGCTGGGCAGAAAAGATGCTTTGCACCTTGGCAA from Gammaproteobacteria bacterium includes these protein-coding regions:
- a CDS encoding type I secretion system permease/ATPase, which encodes MSEASVKLHSTPQHDPLLECLVIFAKQFHRPVSVDALISGLPVEPGAAGPEMFSIGSSKGLFSRVAKRAGFASKLIKRELSELSDLLLPCILVLKDRNACILESIDYAKGQAKVIFPEVGDGEEWIDIERLKQEHTGFAFLLKQEFTQRNRSVRLINARDSHWFWGTLAHSKEIFFSVLLASAVANLFVIATPLFTMNVYDRVVPNNALETLWVLAIGILIIYIFDALMRFIRNYLLEIAGKKSDIIMSSILFEQVLNLRMDQWPNSVGAFANNLRDFESIRNFFTSSTIAILIDLPFAVIFLLIIWYIGGPMVAIPLVIIAVLLIYSAILVKPLRDSIESTFEASANKNAHLIETLSSIQTIKTLGASHHSQWVWEESTGQIARKSMRARLLSGSITVTTNLLVQTNTIGLIIFGVYQISDSQLSLGGLIAVVMLSSRAVSPMSQIASLITNFQQTRTAYNSLNELMNKGVERPANKKFVRRPAFEGAIDFQHVNFSYPEAQRASLADISLKIKPKEHVGIIGRVGSGKTSITKLIVGLYAPTDGSISIDGIDINQIDPADLRHHIGYLSQDVELMRGSIRDNLAFKDLHINDDRLLEVAAISGVDQFVNKLPMGFDTPVGEQGICLSGGQRQSIALGRALLLDEPILVLDEPTNSMDNTTETAIRKRLMDYTRDKTLILVTHKAPMLALVERIIVVEDGRIVMDGPKDKVLAALKGGQSDL
- a CDS encoding EAL domain-containing protein, producing the protein MNRVVGEILADADFSLTQASAKSPYSIVETVRSDMHLPQGKMQWRACLVNALENGHFYLASQPALDRKGSIVQKEVFVRLKNEHNETIPAGMFMPMALALGFGLEIDRAVFKLLVHAANMEKNIPVALNLTAPFFDSHCHISQEFSNLLTKFSASPGNLCLETSHAIFNQHPLMCMQAADRLRALGHQFGIDNFNLKESLDILQSIRPSYIKVNANMLIDLTQPGMLNAYQALRTLVTTLDIQLIAVGVSSQKSHDHLLELGVDVMQGYFLAEPQDLL